The Faecalibacterium sp. I3-3-33 DNA window TCAGCCAGTATTTGACTTTATCCTTATACCGCTCGAAGATCGCCTTGCAGTAGTTCATGTAGAAGTCGATCAGCTCCCGGGACGCCCAGCCGTTGTACTTTTCCACCAGAGCATAGGGCAGTTCATAGTGACTGATGGTGACCAGCGGCTCGATGCTGTGCTGTTTGCAGCAATCAAACACGCGGTCGTAGAATTCCAGCCCCTTCTCGTTCGGCTCGGTCTCCATGCCGGTGGGGAAGATGCGGGTCCAGTTGATGGAGGTGCGGAAGGTCTTGAAGCCCATCTCGGCGAAGAGGGCGATGTCCTCTTCGTAGTGGTGGTAGAAATCAATGGCTTCGTGGCTGGGGTACAGCCGGTCGGGGCGGATGCTGGTGGTCACCCATTTCGGGCTGGTATGGGAGCCATTGGTGCACATATCGGGCACACTGGCACCCTTGCCGTCCACGTCCCATGCACCCTCAAACTGGTTGGCGGCACAGGCGCCGCCCCACAGGAAATCATCACGAAAAACACTCATGGTTTGTTTCTCCTATTCTTTTTAGCAGAAGAGATTTACAAATAAATTTGCTGCTCCACAGCAGAGCATTGTTAAAATTGGATTTATTTTGAACGTCCGAAGGGCAACAAAAGCGGCAACAAAAATCAAAACACCAGCCCAGTTCACGGAGGCAAGGGCAACAACATTGCCTTGAAACACAACCAGCTTTAAGATAGACAGACCGGCACCTGCGATAAGAGCAACGACTGCTGGACGCAGGCTTGCTAAAACGCTTTGCAGGGCAGAGACATTCTTATATCGATAATAAATATAAGCCAGCAGAGAAACAATGAGAAGCGAAGGCGTAATACAACCCAATGTGGCGATGACGGCACCCAGAGGGCCGGCAATACGGATGCCAACAAAGGTCGCCGAGTTGACCGCAATAGGACCTGGTGTCATTTCAGCAATGGTAATGAGGTCGGTGAATTCGTTCATTGTCAGCCAAGCGTGGCTGGTCACAATTTGATCCCGAATCAGTGGAATGGCCGCATAACCGCCACCGATGCTGAACATGCCTACCTGTAGAAAGCTCAGAAACAACTGCAAGTAAATCATACGGCATCTCCTCTCCGCTTTATGTGGTGAATGACTTCGAGCAGGACGCCAAAAACGGCACAGGTCAGAATGATGAAGATGACGTTGATATTAAAAATGCTGTTTGCAAGGAAGGCAAGCATCATAACCCCGATGTAAACAGGCTTATGCTGCCGGATGATGTTACCGCCCAAGCCAAAAACAACGTCCAGAATGACCGCAGCAACACCG harbors:
- a CDS encoding chromate transporter, with the protein product MIYLQLFLSFLQVGMFSIGGGYAAIPLIRDQIVTSHAWLTMNEFTDLITIAEMTPGPIAVNSATFVGIRIAGPLGAVIATLGCITPSLLIVSLLAYIYYRYKNVSALQSVLASLRPAVVALIAGAGLSILKLVVFQGNVVALASVNWAGVLIFVAAFVALRTFKINPILTMLCCGAANLFVNLFC